One window of the Dendropsophus ebraccatus isolate aDenEbr1 chromosome 12, aDenEbr1.pat, whole genome shotgun sequence genome contains the following:
- the LOC138769755 gene encoding urokinase plasminogen activator surface receptor-like has protein sequence MGSSLLLLCVISAITSTSYSLSCIQCSDASDVPCTGSEQTCSLPHEVCVSRYALTLVAGVPISKLFIRGCGDPDQCTISGSMSVPNVRTIASATCCSTDLCTPPPPELPPVTSDQNGVVCKSCQAMEDSPCDSDNYMNCVGNETMCISQVTITGSSSIAVRGCATPGLCQIPHEEGTFGHMTFISDTTCTDGGAGLHYGLYLLGVTLLCVFKVVP, from the exons GTTACTCCCTGTCTTGTATACAATGCAGTGATGCATCCGATGTTCCATGTACAGGATCTGAACAAACGTGTTCTTTGCCACATGAGGTCTGTGTATCTAGGTATGCCCTGACCTTAGTGG CTGGTGTTCCAATATCAAAACTGTTCATTCGAGGGTGCGGGGACCCCGATCAGTGCACTATTTCCGGCAGTATGAGCGTTCCCAATGTCAGAACCatagctagcgccacctgctgttcgACAGATCTCTGCACTCCGCCCCCTCCAGAAT TGCCTCCTGTAACCTCCGATCAGAATGGCGTCGTCTGCAAGAGCTGCCAGGCCATGGAAGACTCTCCCTGTGACTCTGACAACTACATGAACTGTGTCGGAAACGAGACCATGTGCATTTCCCAGGTGACGATAACCG GATCTTCCTCAATAGCTGTACGCGGCTGCGCCACACCAGGCTTGTGTCAGATTCCTCATGAAGAAGGGACATTCGGACATATGACATTCATATCGGACACCACATGCACGGACGGAGGCGCCGGACTCCATTATGGACTCTATCTGCTCGGTGTGACCTTGTTGTGCGTCTTCAAGGTCGTGCCTTAA